A stretch of Miscanthus floridulus cultivar M001 chromosome 13, ASM1932011v1, whole genome shotgun sequence DNA encodes these proteins:
- the LOC136499003 gene encoding protein CCA1-like isoform X2: MNNGTSPGQAHDIDIPPPRPKRKPNSPYPRKSGLSSETPTKELPNDKSTKPNMPLGNGNVQMAGGASLQKFQRKELSEKGSCSEVLNLFRDAPSASFSSVNKSSSNHGAPRGIEASKTEIRDMTIMENNSLNPSTQEDVKEISDQEMERFNGIQISSKCEHSHEEYLDLSMQQMKLKPKSVETIYVDKQTARASHSLAERNGTASIPVTATEGTHSDQTSDQVGINGSMNPCIHPMLSADPKFDSSATPQPFPHNYAAFAPMMQCNCNQDIYRSFVNMSSTFSSMLVSTLLSNPAIHAAARLAASYWPAAEGNTPIDPNQENPADGVQGRNIGSPPSMASLEAATVAAASAWWATQGLLPFFAPPMAFPFVPAPSAAFPTVDVPRPSEKDRDCPVENAQKECQEARKQGQFEGLRVAASSVSDGSGKGEVSLHTELKISPVQNADATPTTGADTSDAFRNKKKQDRSSCGSNTPSSSDVDADNVPEKEDNANEKAKQASCSNSSAGDTNHRRFRSSGSTSDSWKEVSEEGRLAFDALFSREKLPQSFSPPQAEDSKEVPEEEDEVTTVAVDLNKNATSIDHDLDTMDELRASFPNDLLHLKLKSRRTGFKPYKRCSVEAKENRVPASDEVGTKRIRLESKAST; the protein is encoded by the exons ATGAACAATGGTACTTCTCCGGGGCAAGCCCATGACATTGACATACCTCCACCACGGCCTAAAAGAAAGCCTAACAGTCCATATCCTCGAAAAAGTGGTCTCAGCTCCGAGACACCAACCAAAGAACTTCCAAATGACAAGTCAACAAAACCAAATATGCCCTTGGGCAATGGAAATGTACAAATGGCAGGCGGTGCATCTCTTCAG AAATTTCAAAGGAAGGAGTTGTCTGAAAAAGGAAGTTGCTCGGAAGTTCTTAATCTCTTCCGTGATGCCCCATCAGCATCATTTTCTTCAGTTAACAAAAGCTCTTCAAATCATGGTGCACCCAGGGGAATCGAGGCAAGTAAAACAGAAATCCGAGATATGACCATCATGGAAAATAATTCGCTTAACCCCAGCACACAAGAGGATGTAAAGGAGATCAGTGATCAGGAAATGGAAAGGTTTAATGGTATCCAAATCAGCTCTAAATGTGAACATTCTCATGAGGAATATTTGGATCTCTCAATGCAACAAATGAAGCTAAAGCCAAAGTCTGTGGAGACAATATATGTGGACAAACAAACTGCAAGAGCTTCACACTCCCTAGCGGAGAGAAATGGGACAGCTAGCATTCCGGTCACTGCAACTGAAGGAACTCATTCTGATCAAACAAGTGATCAAGTGGGAATCAATGGAAGCATGAACCCATGCATCCATCCAATGCTTTCTGCAGATCCAAAATTTGATAGCAGTGCCACACCACAGCCTTTTCCTCATAATTATGCTGCCTTTGCTCCAATGATGCAGTGCAACTGCAACCAAGATATCTACAGGTCATTCGTCAACATGTCATCCACCTTCTCTAGCATGCTTGTTTCCACTTTGTTGTCAAACCCTGCCATCCATGCAGCTGCCAGGCTCGCAGCATCATACTGGCCAGCAGCTGAAGGTAACACACCTATCGATCCGAATCAAGAAAACCCTGCAGATGGTGTTCAAGGAAGGAACATAGGCTCTCCTCCAAGCATGGCTTCTCTTGAAGCAGCTACAGTTGCTGCAGCATCTGCATGGTGGGCAACACAAGGTCTTCTCCCTTTCTTCGCTCCACCCATGGCTTTTCCATTTGTACCAGCTCCTAGTGCTGCCTTTCCCACAGTTGATGTTCCACGACCTTCAGAGAAAGACAGAGATTGCCCAGTTGAAAATGCACAGAAGGAATGCCAAGAAGCTCGAAAACAGGGACAGTTTGAAGGTTTAAGAGTTGCTGCTTCTTCAGTGTCTGATGGGAGTGGAAAAGGCGAGGTGTCTCTCCACACAGAGTTAAAGATATCTCCTGTCCAGAATGCTGATGCCACACCAACCACAGGAGCTGATACAAGTGATGCATTCAGGAATAAGAAAAAGCAGGATCGCTCTTCATGCGGTTCTAACACACCTTCAAGTAGTGATGTAGATGCAGACAATGTTCCTGAGAAGGAGGACAATGCTAATGAGAAGGCAAAGCAAGCCTCCTGCAGCAACTCTTCAGCTGGTGACACTAACCACCGCAGATTTAGAAGCAGTGGAAGCACAAGTGATTCATGGAAGGAAGTTTCTGAAGAG GGTCGTCTGGCTTTCGATGCGCTGTTCAGTAGAGAAAAGCTTCCGCAAAGCTTTTCTCCCCCACAAGCAGAAGACTCGAAGGAGGTTcccgaggaggaagatgaagttaCCACAGTGGCAGTTGACCTCAACAAGAATGCCACAAGCATTGATCATGACCTCGACACAATGGATGAGCTAAGGGCTTCCTTTCCCAATGATTTGTTGCACCTGAAGCTGAAATCGCGCCGAACaggcttcaagccatacaagagATGTTCTGTGGAAGCGAAGGAGAATAGGGTGCCGGCTAGCGACGAGGTTGGTACCAAGAGGATTCGTCTGGAGAGCAAAGCATCCACATAA
- the LOC136499524 gene encoding putative B3 domain-containing protein Os08g0157700 → MDPVYMDLSLGGTLVEDTQEVQEDQEDNLYQQRALGQDLHQQGGGGGEPSHGVEREHMFDKVLTPSDVGKLNRLVVPKQHAERFFPAAGAGTLLCFQDRGGALWQFRYSYWGSSQSYVMTKGWSRFVRAARLAAGDTVTFSRGAGGGRYFIEHRHCQRRRRRDVDISFGDAATTMPPWPIVVGVQALNGGATMAVETASPAIAGHGTEVGPSGARSFRLFGFNVECSGDDAPAPAPASTEVEYVDGDGDGDS, encoded by the coding sequence ATGGATCCCGTGTACATGGACCTGAGCTTGGGCGGCACACTGGTAGAAGACACTCAAGAAGTGCAAGAAGACCAAGAAGACAACTTGTACCAGCAAAGAGCTCTAGGTCAAGATCTCCACCaacaaggtggcggcggcggcgagccaaGCCATGGGGTGGAGCGGGAGCACATGTTCGACAAGGTGCTGACCCCGAGCGACGTTGGCAAGCTCAACCGGCTGGTGGTGCCGAAGCAGCACGCGGAGCGGTTCTTCCCGGCTGCCGGTGCCGGGACGCTGCTGTGCTTCCAGGACCGCGGCGGCGCGCTGTGGCAGTTCCGGTACTCCTACTGGGGGAGCAGCCAGAGCTACGTCATGACCAAGGGGTGGAGCCGCTTCGTCCGCGCCGCGCGACTTGCCGCGGGGGACACCGTCACCTTCTCCCGCGGCGCTGGCGGCGGCCGCTACTTCATCGAGCATCGCCactgccagcgccgccgccgccgcgatgtCGATATCAGCTTCGGCGACGCTGCCACCACCATGCCGCCGTGGCCGATAGTTGTCGGAGTGCAAGCCTTGAATGGGGGTGCAACGATGGCCGTGGAGACGGCGTCCCCCGCCATCGCCGGTCATGGCACCGAGGTGGGACCCTCGGGGGCGAGGAGCTTCAGGCTCTTCGGGTTCAATGTTGAGTGCAGCGGCGACgatgcaccggcaccggcaccggcttcCACCGAAGTGGAGTAtgtcgacggcgacggcgacggcgacagctAG
- the LOC136499526 gene encoding uncharacterized protein: MTERTAQQPAVEEPVEENPLEPQQSSGQMTVPEQLVKKRAEPSDASRLIDNNFVLNGEDNSSCSVPLAAHFGMKQSDTVYSSSAHGTRQGQPSSACGIPVGVYPYPTSSIGIVSEPSVTIASDFKQHLVPSTSGKGSGQPRVTIRSPPSKTSETNNTIFGSVSKLAIRKNDESNKETGKHISFGGKLELGNPAHGSGNSKGTMVLSKELNPEFSVKPLAPSACASPCVTMADDVNPDPSECSVDSPCWRGTASRLSPFDGLPTLVAQSVKQESVAFDAGQEQSSSTDCEAPTKLQNLVASKSTQNRSQSHAELGLSKEPGGIGTNLTQYSHGKEQFAKHGAANHNADRHYLAVIDDYIKRSGLNSAAPDFVPLSIRKSNTGDATGSCSSSGANISGILEAIKSLSEVLCNNFSNEIELEEHDHCLLQSVIGNLQSYLHKASKVPVVVASDKSGGLKACYAQNAASKSVSGDCNGSYTADNGKGIIISNLGDSSRLVGDLRKKSVTGYQSALSNFPKELSWGEHSQALIYKKLWFDAERANCALKYQLKQTRVEIDLESSMAHIGGGPRNHSFHLCDMGVDPSNSYGSAITCPLMLKGHPGGRKTHNLLSAADHIQSGDSSVLSRSKGYIAVPENIEDEYFLPGSEETGVHRHVHPGLQVKPSRAFKRLNTSTSDGMSSSSYITGRDDILCGSCEFGSSDWEHVLKEEIGST, translated from the exons GTGATGCTTCGAGGTTGATTGATAATAACTTTGTGCTGAATGGAGAGGACAACAGTTCTTGTTCGGTGCCACTGGCAGCACACTTTGGAATGAAGCAGAGTGACACTGTTTATTCAAGCAGCGCACATGGAACACGACAAGGTCAGCCAAGCTCCGCATGTGGAATTCCTGTCGGTGTTTATCCATATCCAACGTCCTCAATTGGGATAGTTTCAGAGCCATCAGTCACCATAGCTTCTGATTTCAAGCAGCACCTTGTTCCATCGACGTCAGGTAAGGGAAGTGGACAACCAAGGGTGACGATCAGAAGCCCTCCAAGTAAAACTTCAGAAACTAACAACACCATTTTCGGTTCTGTTAGCAAATTGGCTATAAGGAAAAATGATGAGTCCAACAAAGAGACTGGGAAACATATCTCCTTCGGCGGGAAATTAGAACTTGGTAATCCTGCTCATGGAAGTGGCAATTCAAAGGGTACCATGGTTCTCTCGAAAGAGCTAAATCCTGAATTTAGCGTGAAGCCTCTTGCCCCATCTGCATGTGCTAGCCCATGTGTTACAATGGCTGATGACGTGAATCCTGATCCATCGGAGTGTTCTGTGGATTCACCTTGCTGGCGAGGGACAGCTTCTCGTCTCTCTCCATTTGATGGTCTTCCAACATTAGTTGCCCAATCAGTGAAACAAGAATCAGTGGCTTTTGATGCAGGGCAGGAACAAAGCTCTAGCACTGATTGCGAGGCTCCAACTAAACTTCAGAATTTGGTCGCTAGCAAGAGTACGCAAAACCGTTCCCAATCCCATGCTGAATTGGGTCTGTCCAAGGAACCTGGTGGCATTGGTACAAATCTTACACAATATTCCCATGGAAAGGAGCAGTTTGCGAAACATGGTGCAGCAAATCACAATGCAGACAGACACTATTTAGCAGTGATAGATGATTACATAAAGCGATCTGGCCTAAACTCTGCTGCTCCTGATTTTGTTCCCTTATCTATTAGGAAATCAAATACCGGCGATG CTACAGGTTCCTGTTCTTCATCTGGAGCGAACATATCAGGAATTCTGGAGGCGATCAAGAGTTTGTCGGAGGTGCTGTGCAATAATTTTTCTAATGAAATTGAGCTAGAGGAGCATGACCACTGCCTCCTCCAATCAGTAATTGGGAATCTTCAGAGTTATCTTCATAAAGCAAGCAAG GTTCCTGTTGTGGTTGCTTCTGACAAGTCAGGAGGACTAAAGGCTTGCTATGCTCAGAATGCAGCTTCAAAATCTGTATCAGGAGACTGCAATGGTAGTTACACTGCTGATAATGGAAAAGGCATAATTATCTCTAATCTTGGTGATTCTAGTCGTTTGGTTGGTGACTTAAGGAAAAAGAGTGTGACAGGGTACCAG TCTGCACTCAGCAATTTTCCAAAGGAGCTCTCATGGGGGGAGCACTCACAGGCTCTTATCTATAAGAAATTGTGGTTTGATGCAGAACGTGCAAATTGTGCTTTGAAGTATCAACTGAAACAAACTCGTGTGGAAATTGACCTAGAGTCTAGCATGGCTCATATTGGTGGTGGTCCAAGAAACCATTCTTTCCATCTATGTGATATGGGTGTAGATCCAAGTAATTCTTATGGATCTGCCATAACTTGCCCACTGATGCTCAAGGGCCATCCTGGAGGAAGAAAGACTCATAACCTGCTTTCTGCTGCTGACCACATTCAATCAGGAGACAGCAGCGTTCTATCAAGATCAAAAGGTTACATAGCTGTGCCAGAGAATATTGAGGATGAATATTTCTTGCCAGGCTCAGAAGAAACTGGTGTCCACCGCCATGTGCATCCTGGTCTACAAGTGAAACCAAGTAGGGCCTTCAAAAGGTTGAACACAAGCACATCAGATGGAATGTCATCATCCTCATATATCACTGGAAGGGATGACATTCTGTGTGGCAGCTGCGAGTTTGGATCTTCAGACTGGGAGCATGTGCTGAAGGAAGAAATCGGCTCAACCTAA